In the Glycine max cultivar Williams 82 chromosome 19, Glycine_max_v4.0, whole genome shotgun sequence genome, taatttgaatgtatTGATATTGATTATCTTACTCCCTTGCAGCCTTAAGAACTGAGACCGCACCTACTGAAAGAGATATCATTAGTTATATTTCGCGATGGATCGAATTATGTTGTGGACCACTTATATAAGTAGCTATAAACTACGTGGAAGAAGAAAGCTGAGAGCAGAATATTCCCCCCTTCAAATTCAAATAGTGATAATTAATCCAGTATTTTGAACCCTCGCCTTTGCAATGGCTCCATTGATTAATAACGTAATGTTCCTGTCTATATATTTTAGGGAACTTCCAAATGTTTGACTCTAATGTATATTTTCTTTCGGTCCAAACTATAACTGGTTGGCCATGAGGCCCATGACATGTAcgtataaattcaaaaataatatagtaaatTCCTGATGACCACCGAATTAATTCTTACGGAAAAAAGTTATAGTACTACATTCAATAGTcaacactattttttattttctatcatctTTTAAAAACTGAAGAACTTATATATACCAATACTACAAGATCTATTTTTTTCTGATTAATTTGCCTCTATGAAATACATCCGTACAATAAAAACATGTGGCTATAAAGCTAATGTATGGCCCTCTATTTACTTTCAGGCCTGAAAGGAAAGGGAAATTTCATAGGTATACAGAAAATAACAGcatattttacctcttttatCGTTATAAAGAAAAACACAAGTTTAGTTCTTTTGatgtttttgatatttttttatgttgttcttgaattaaattaaagtgttatttaaataatacatatgattaataaaaaaagtttgcaTTAAAATTTCAGACGTAACCTTCAATTCTAATAAGAAATTTataccaaagaaaaaaattacttaaaaaattacatcTAAATTCTGTCTCTAAATTGTTACATCCCTTTTTCTCTTTCCActtcatctttcattttttctctaatCTTGTGCTTTTTTCCTTTGTATTCTTCTTGTACTTTCGCTTCTTAGttcttacataaaaaaaaaaaaaagtagctaGATACTCATCATTTCCTATGAAATAAGCCACTGTATGGCTGACTTTATTATCACTAGcattgattgattaattattttaacaatacatcagtttcaattttataaagACTATTCCAAAAAttagtaaaacatattttttaaaataaatttaattgttgtTATAATAATAGATCCTTGTATTTTTTAGTTAGCACACACATTCATGCATTAATTTATATTAGCAACTGcatgtattttaaataattataaaagataaaatattaaatattaaaaaaaaatagtatactctctcacacacactcgTGTACATACGTAAAAATTGTGAGaacatgtataaattatatattgctGCTATACGATTAAGATTTATGATTTATCCTGTGGCTTATATGAGATGTATACTATTAAGTACGACTATGAGAGGCTAAgagcaataattttttattcgtaTGAAATGACTCGCATGGATGTTGAAAGAAAGCTAGACACATGATCATTAACTTTATTCTAGAAGTTTAAGAAACTAaatctatttaataattaactttttattgaatataaacTTTGCTAAATCTAATAATTGaatcatataataatatgttatatgctaaattttaaataacatcAATACTCCTAATTGCtagtataaatttatttatatattttcaaaatatattacatattaataaaatggaCTGATAAGGtggtaattagttttaaaagtgTACGTATGAAGTGAAGGGGGACCAATCAAGtctcttttattttgtaaattagggAACCAAGTCTCCCGTTATGAATATATTGGGTagaattgttataaaatttaggaTTAATTGTGTTTGTTGTGTGTGGTGTACTGAATgttgttaattataaatttcactCACCCAAGTGTTGCAAAGTTCAGGCATGTGATTTATATGTAATATAATGTTGTGATAGTTAACTAAGTGCATAATAAATGTcagtatattttaatatttgtgattttttttaattattggttGTTCTAGTATATTTTAATGCAACATTTGTTGTGAAAGTTGAAATTAACGTCCAACAGCATGGAGATAGAGAGCGCACAAAAAGCAGGTAGGTAGTAAATTGAATTCATTGATTACGTTAATTACTTCCATGCTAAATGTGAATATTCCATAAAAGaaccacacatatatatatatgagcacATACTATGGTTGACACTTTGacacaaaacctaagaaaagaTCGACAGAAATGACATACATTACAAGATATACTACTActatttttttgctttcaatAGGCGCGCGATAATAAATCAAACGCTAAAATGCTTGTAAGATAAACGACACGCAACTAAACCACAATTATTTCCTGAACGAAAAAGAAAGCTAGCTCGACTAAGATAATCCAAATTAAAGAAGCGGAAAGAGAAATTCcatatgcatgcatgcatgcatgttcATTCACTCAAGGGGTGGGATGAGGTATGCTACCACCGCCAACGCCACCTCCAACACTGCCACCAGTACCACCGCCAATGGGACCTCCGAATCCTCCCAATCCACCTATCCCGGTGGTGCCACCACCTATTCCGGCACCTCCAAAAGGTAGTCCATTGCTTCCAATTCCTGAATAGCCACCAACTCCAGCATAGCTGATGAAGTTCTTCTGGTCCTTGAGACCAACATCTTCGGGTGCATCTCTGGCACTTGTGGCCACAGCCAGAGCTAGAGCAAGAACCAACACCAACATACACCACTTAGCCATCTCTCTTTGTCTCCCACACACTACGTAATTGCACTCTCCTTTAGTTACTCTCAGAGACTGTGTCGTGTGCTTTTTTATAGGGGCGAAAAATAAACTAACCGGTTAAGGGCAGTTGGCAATGGTAAATGAAACTTTAATGCCATTGCAGAGACAGCTTGCTGTGGAGGAGTTGGGTCGATATAGATAGATCTTCTTCGGTTGATTTTTGAACTTGATTTACATCTTTACTTGAACAGAATtaatattaatagaaaaataaaataaataagaatttatGGTGGAAGATTGAATGACTGCACCCATGAAGTTATTTTCCAACTGTTAATAATGATCCATGTGCATTAGGGACACATcactttcaattttatattgcTGACTTGAAAATCACTTGactgattaattattttaattaaggaCACATCactttcaattttataattacttttccgataaattagtaaaaaaattatttatttaagtacgTAACCTCTATATTATTAGATATTCTAGTGTACCTTTACATAATGTTATTAGTAAATCCTTAAGATTAAACCTTAAACCTTaaatattagtaaattttataggGTATATAGATTaggattttaaataattattttaatataaaaaattctgtgaattttaaaagactttatAAGAATGTgatgatttttaagattttaaaaaaaatgaatttataaaatttttaaaaacttcataaattttaaaaaaatatttaagttataagagttgataaaaaaaaaaaagacaattaaTAAACTGCAAATTTTTTTCCACTCCTAAAAGCCCAACGAACCTTTAGtatccttaaatttttttcattaaaaattgttttgctaatcttttaaatatttcccTTTATGACATTTTGGGTTGACACACAAGGGATAATTATCTTCCATCAAAATGGATATACAGAATTGAGTTATGATTGCTACAATATTAATATTCCCAATGGATCCTATATTCTCCTATACGATGTTCTGCGATTGTCATCAAAAGATGATTTTGTAACAATGTTAtacttttcatatattttttatcatacaaataaaatatattaaaaatgaaaatttgagggTGTGTTTGATGCACATGATACAATACAAGGAGGACAGTacataataacttttttatctTGTATTTTATTTGGTGAATAATTGacaacataaacaaaataataaaaaattattattcaaaattaatatataatttatacttatatatataaggaaataatatgaaagaaagtgtaaagacatcaaaacaaattatgtgaaacaattttttttttaaaaataactttgaacGTATTTTACTTCTCAATTTTACTTACATCAAATATTTGTGTGAtcttcattcttttattttttttcctttttattacaTCActcgtatatatttttttctttttttttctcgtaTCATATATTTCTCCCTCTTTTCTGATGTATATATATGAATACACCTAATTATATCACTTGCTATATTGGAAGCTATCTATTCAATCTAATTCTCTTTGTTGATCTATTGTACTTATGCAAAATATGATAGTGATTTGTgtcttataattaaataatataaaattttgattttgataaatataaaattaatcgtGTTGAATATTCATATTATACTCATGATTTACAAAGAACATTAGTTACTACTTtcgataaaaattatttttttactaatatcatgatcattagaaaaaaaaacttatgcaaAGGCTCTGTTTCTccaattaaatatataagtcatgtgaatttttttcaaggaTTAATCTTAAAACGTTACAAAAAGTGACAGCACGAATAGAGATGAATTCTTTTAAttggttagtttttttatattttttaattagtaacatAATTGTATTAATATATGTAGGCACAAAGGGTACCCAAACttatatatacaaaagattCTGTACATGTCCAAAAAATCCAACAACCTTCTATAAGGTTACCaaatattaatatgataatataaatataaagtaaCCATCTTTATATTTAACCATCTTTTGATTtagtagttatatatatatatatatatatatatatatatatatatatatatatatatatatatatcaacattttaaaagaattcttgaaataaatatttatttttattaaaagtaatattcattaccacaacatatatataatcttgAACATTAATTTGAAACTTATAACCAACAACAGGGAGGCATAGAGAGAGCGGGCAAAAAAGCAAGTAGCTAGTAAATGTAACTCATATTGATTGCATCACTTCCAAATGAAAGAACCACGTATGTAAAAGAACCACGTATATGAGTGCTATGGTTGACACAAAACCTAAGCAAATGAAAGACAGAATGACacattataactattttttacttTCCACAGGCGAGAGAAACACTAGAAAGCTTGAACGACTAACGACACTTACATGCACAAATTAAACCACAATTATTTCCCGAACGAAAAAGAAAGACGTGAAGAAGCTAGGAGCCACGCatccatgcatgcatgcatgttcATCATTTCAAGGGAAAGGAAGAACACCGCTGCCACCACCAACGCCGGTTCCAACGCCACCACCACCTACACCGCCACCTGTACCACCGAACCCTCCGATTCCACCGGTAGTGCCGCCGAGGCCACCGAGACCGCCACCAAGTCCACCGCCAAAACCACCACCTATTCCGGCACCAACTCCTCCAAAAGGTAGCCCATTGCTACCAATCCCCGAATAAGCACCAACTCCACCATAGCTGATGAAGTTCTTCTGGTCCTTGAGACCAGCATCCTTGGGATTGGGAACATTTCTGGCACTTGTGGCCAGAGCCAGAGCAAGAACCAACACCAAAACACACCACTTAGCCATCTTTCTTTGTCTCCCACACACTAGGAACGTACAATGAGTTATTGCACTACTCTCCTTTGGTTACTCTACTATGAGTGTTTGAAGGAGCATGTTTTTTATAGAGGGAAAAATAAAGTAATCGGTGAGGGGCAGTTGAGAATGGTAAATGAAACTTTAATGTCACTGTAGGCGCATACGTTGTTTATTATCGGTGTGTGTATGTATTAGTTTTTCAGCTGGAATTGAAACACGGTATCCTTTTCTTCCTGATTTTGAgtgtaaatttgattttaaatatatttttacgtatttaattttacattaaaaatatttaaaattaattctgaattaaaataatttaaataacttatatgttagattcaaaattttatattaatcttacttttaatttaatttttataataaaacatgagtattaaatattattttaagatgaGTCGTGAATGGGATCCACCTGTGACCTGTGACCTGTGTCATGTGTCATTGGGTGCCTGCTAGTAGTGGACCCGGTCCAAAGGAAGCAGCAGGACCATGCATGATACATTATATATGTAAGTTATTTACCTTTACATTTTTTTGTCAGGAGCAACAGAGAGAGAAACGTAAATATCTTTGGCCAAAAACTTGGGAAATTCTGCTGCATGTATGAAGTATTTTATGGATGCatacacaaaataaaattaacatagaCTGACATATAGTGTCGTGTATACACGTCAAAAAAAGTTctctacaaaaataattaaatgttttaaaaaaagaaaattggatcTAACAACATTAGGTAGTAGTAAATGTCTTACTCAAGCTCTTTTATTAATCGTAATAGGTATAAGTTAATaactttaaaagataaaaatttaaatttttatctttcaaaaagaaaatttattatttagaaaagaaaatgactatttatcataatatatatatatatatataacattaattcgGTGTTAATTTGTTCAACGAATACAACTGTTATTTTTCTGTCAAGTATAATTATCATGCTTTTGAATCCCTAAATTGCACGACCTAATACCTATTTTTCTGAATTTCCTCCCCTCTTGTATTGGTTCTTATATAAATAGGTTGCAAAGTCATTACCTCGCTTGAAAAACCTCTATATATATTTCaactttgttttctcttttgtttatgCCAAAAACTGCGGcgtatatatatgtaattaaataccaaaaatatcaatatagATGAACTATATTATTTGTGAATAATTTAGATTCatctcataaaaaaatgtttagtaacaatataatttttatacaaatatagGTCACGTATGCATTATTTATAGAGTTAAATTGTTAAtacttttttgtgtgtgtgggcACCTGTGAAGAACATTTCAAAAGAAACGACTTTGCCAGTTAATTTAAAGATGGGATTTCACGCTAGtctctattattatttatttttatgttcagtgcgaatattaatattataagaacacttataaaatgttttaaattttttaatacttgcTTATGA is a window encoding:
- the LOC100776701 gene encoding glycine-rich protein 5 — its product is MAKWCMLVLVLALALAVATSARDAPEDVGLKDQKNFISYAGVGGYSGIGSNGLPFGGAGIGGGTTGIGGLGGFGGPIGGGTGGSVGGGVGGGSIPHPTP
- the LOC100777240 gene encoding glycine-rich protein 5; the encoded protein is MAKWCVLVLVLALALATSARNVPNPKDAGLKDQKNFISYGGVGAYSGIGSNGLPFGGVGAGIGGGFGGGLGGGLGGLGGTTGGIGGFGGTGGGVGGGGVGTGVGGGSGVLPFP